Proteins from one Robertmurraya sp. FSL R5-0851 genomic window:
- a CDS encoding response regulator — MKTILIVDDEPRMLDLISLYLTPVGYKCIKMNQPKEALKYLSQNKVDLVLLDIMMPEMDGWETCVEIKKIVEVPIIMITARTDKADVVKGLSIGADDYISKPFDEEELLARINAVLRRNNNTSNKIVFKGLELNPESYELRHNKNLISLTPKELSILSLFLTNRNKVFTRDHLITTIWGHGVNTDDRTIDSHVRNIRDKLRTSSFPVDDHLSTVWGVGYKWSD, encoded by the coding sequence ATGAAGACGATATTAATAGTTGATGATGAGCCACGGATGTTGGATTTGATTAGCTTATACCTAACGCCAGTTGGTTACAAATGTATAAAAATGAACCAGCCAAAGGAAGCACTTAAGTACCTATCACAGAATAAAGTTGACCTTGTTTTATTAGACATTATGATGCCTGAGATGGATGGATGGGAGACTTGTGTAGAGATAAAGAAGATTGTAGAAGTACCTATTATTATGATAACTGCACGGACAGATAAAGCAGATGTTGTTAAAGGTTTGAGTATAGGTGCAGATGACTATATATCTAAGCCGTTTGACGAAGAGGAATTATTAGCGAGGATAAATGCTGTACTTAGAAGGAACAATAATACTTCTAATAAAATCGTATTTAAAGGATTAGAATTAAATCCAGAGTCATATGAGTTGCGGCATAATAAAAATCTTATATCATTAACCCCAAAAGAACTTTCTATTTTGAGTTTGTTTCTAACAAATCGTAATAAAGTTTTTACACGTGATCATCTGATTACCACTATTTGGGGTCATGGAGTAAATACAGATGACAGAACGATAGACTCCCATGTAAGAAATATAAGAGATAAATTAAGAACATCTAGTTTCCCTGTGGACGATCATTTAAGCACTGTTTGGGGAGTTGGTTATAAGTGGTCTGACTAA
- a CDS encoding UDP-N-acetylmuramoyl-L-alanyl-D-glutamate--2,6-diaminopimelate ligase encodes MILQDVIKGIQVKNNPNISDKDIFITGIADNSKEVKSGYIFVAVSGYSSDGHDYIEHAVSFGASIVIGEKEIDNLEIPYLQVDNSRRALGIIAKNYYNDPSSKKIMIGITGTNGKTTTSFMLQQILEKNGITCSVIGTIYNIINGKKLVSENTTPGSIKLNSLLHSSKDQVVIMEVSSHGLAQYRLEGIKFDYCIFTNLYHEHLDFHGSMDEYFLAKSLLFEKLKPCGFAIINGDNHWGMKLYKILQEREITTYLVGTSNSNDLIITTYESAKNPFILLTEEDQSVEIKLPIPGLYNLYNAALAYSTARFMSIQKESILSALNSFPGVPGRFEIYRHDLGPTFVVDYAHTADAFEFILQTVKKCGAKRIIHIFGFRGGRDLTKRAEMVEVSSKISDYYILTIDDLNNEKVNEMFHMMENLTSKNSPEKGLIILDRTLAIQTAQQMGKTGDWIVITGKGPEQYKQPFVLPTNTDKETVLYVQGQFEKELRRNLSFNQQQV; translated from the coding sequence ATGATACTCCAGGATGTGATTAAAGGAATACAAGTCAAAAATAATCCGAATATTTCGGATAAGGATATCTTCATAACAGGTATAGCAGATAATTCTAAAGAAGTAAAAAGTGGATATATTTTTGTTGCAGTGAGTGGTTATAGCTCTGATGGTCATGACTATATAGAACATGCTGTCAGTTTTGGAGCTTCCATTGTTATTGGAGAAAAAGAGATAGACAATTTAGAAATTCCTTATCTACAAGTTGATAACAGTAGAAGGGCATTAGGTATAATTGCTAAGAATTATTACAATGACCCTAGTAGTAAAAAAATAATGATTGGAATTACTGGTACTAATGGAAAGACAACCACAAGTTTTATGTTGCAACAAATTTTAGAGAAAAATGGGATAACCTGTTCTGTTATAGGAACGATATACAATATTATAAATGGTAAAAAATTGGTTTCTGAAAATACAACTCCCGGTTCGATAAAACTTAATTCGTTATTACATTCTAGCAAAGATCAGGTTGTAATAATGGAGGTGTCTTCCCATGGATTAGCTCAATATAGGTTAGAGGGAATCAAATTTGATTATTGTATATTCACCAATCTTTATCACGAGCATTTAGATTTCCACGGGTCAATGGACGAATATTTTCTGGCAAAATCATTGCTTTTTGAAAAATTAAAACCATGTGGTTTTGCCATTATTAACGGTGATAATCATTGGGGAATGAAGCTTTATAAGATACTACAAGAGAGGGAAATTACAACTTATTTGGTAGGAACTTCTAACTCTAACGATTTGATCATTACTACTTATGAAAGTGCAAAAAATCCTTTTATTTTGTTAACAGAAGAAGATCAGTCGGTAGAAATTAAATTGCCTATACCAGGGCTCTATAATTTATATAATGCTGCATTAGCTTACTCTACTGCTAGATTCATGTCTATACAAAAGGAGAGTATATTATCTGCTTTAAACTCTTTCCCAGGAGTACCTGGGAGATTTGAAATTTATAGACATGACTTGGGTCCAACCTTTGTTGTGGATTATGCTCATACTGCAGATGCCTTTGAGTTTATTCTACAAACTGTCAAAAAGTGCGGTGCCAAAAGAATCATTCATATCTTTGGGTTTCGTGGTGGGCGTGACTTAACAAAGAGAGCTGAAATGGTAGAGGTGTCGTCAAAAATCAGCGATTATTACATTTTGACTATAGATGATCTAAACAACGAAAAGGTCAATGAGATGTTCCATATGATGGAGAATCTTACAAGTAAAAACTCTCCTGAAAAAGGCTTAATTATTCTAGATAGAACCCTCGCCATTCAGACTGCTCAACAAATGGGAAAAACAGGCGACTGGATCGTAATTACAGGTAAGGGACCTGAACAATATAAACAACCATTTGTTTTACCAACAAATACTGACAAAGAAACAGTTCTGTATGTTCAAGGGCAGTTTGAAAAAGAACTTCGGCGGAACTTAAGCTTCAATCAACAACAGGTATAA
- the motB gene encoding flagellar motor protein MotB: MSKKRKKGKYDDHVDESWLIPYADLLTLLLALFIVLFSMSSIDAKKFNAMSQAFNEVLTGGTGVMEYPEPDNNNSVSKDTTQEQQKQKNENNNLSTDVEQNELEKIQNKVTTYINERNLQKSLETQITDEGLLITINNNMLFDSGAAEIRLENIEIAKDISELLIMDTPREIVISGHTDNVPIQYADFDSNWELSVKRAVNFMKILLNNKGLDPRLFSVKGFGEFKPIATNDTEEGKARNRRVEILVLPRD, from the coding sequence ATGAGTAAAAAACGTAAGAAGGGCAAATATGATGATCACGTGGATGAGTCCTGGCTAATTCCTTATGCAGATTTATTAACCTTGTTACTTGCTTTGTTTATTGTTTTATTTTCAATGAGTTCAATTGATGCAAAAAAATTCAATGCAATGTCCCAAGCATTTAACGAGGTATTAACAGGTGGAACGGGTGTAATGGAATATCCAGAACCTGATAATAACAACTCAGTGTCAAAGGATACTACCCAAGAGCAGCAGAAACAAAAGAATGAGAATAATAACCTATCCACGGATGTAGAACAAAATGAATTGGAAAAGATTCAAAATAAAGTAACAACCTACATTAATGAAAGGAACCTACAAAAGAGTTTAGAAACGCAGATAACAGATGAGGGTCTGTTAATTACCATTAATAATAATATGTTATTCGATTCTGGAGCGGCTGAGATTCGATTAGAAAATATTGAAATTGCAAAAGATATTTCTGAGTTACTTATCATGGATACACCAAGGGAGATTGTTATTAGTGGCCATACAGATAACGTACCAATTCAATATGCAGACTTTGATTCAAACTGGGAACTTAGTGTTAAGAGAGCAGTGAATTTCATGAAAATCTTACTTAATAATAAAGGGCTAGATCCTCGTTTATTTAGTGTAAAAGGTTTTGGAGAATTTAAGCCTATAGCAACAAATGATACTGAGGAAGGAAAAGCTAGAAATAGAAGGGTTGAAATACTTGTGCTTCCTCGGGATTAG
- a CDS encoding metal ABC transporter solute-binding protein, Zn/Mn family, which yields MKKLVSLLFFIILLLVGCSESTSKDDNKETNNQEILKIYTTIYPLLDFSEKIGGEFVEVENIVPTGADAHSFEPTNKTMIKIAEGDMFIYLGTGIEGFTDAVINAMKNEDTKIINSSEGVRLISSSESLNETESEEEEEEHADENEGDNVPHVWLDPQRSIQLAENIKNALVEMKPEQKEYFEENFNLLKKDLEQLDLSFKSMVEQSPNKTFIVSHSAYGYWQDAYGLEQVGISGLSPSNEPSQKSLEGIIKVAENRDIKYVLFEQNVENRVAEVIKREIGADTLTLHNLESLTEEDVKNNEDYISVMEKNIETIRQVLK from the coding sequence ATGAAAAAATTAGTATCTTTACTCTTTTTTATTATTCTTTTATTGGTTGGATGTAGTGAATCGACTTCTAAAGACGATAATAAAGAAACAAATAACCAAGAAATACTTAAAATATATACAACCATTTATCCGCTTTTAGACTTTTCTGAAAAAATCGGCGGAGAGTTTGTGGAAGTTGAAAACATTGTCCCGACAGGTGCAGACGCCCATTCTTTTGAACCAACAAATAAAACAATGATAAAAATAGCTGAAGGTGACATGTTTATTTATTTAGGAACTGGGATAGAAGGATTTACAGATGCTGTAATCAACGCAATGAAGAATGAAGATACGAAAATTATTAACTCCTCCGAAGGAGTCCGTCTAATAAGTTCATCTGAATCTTTAAATGAAACTGAAAGTGAAGAAGAGGAAGAGGAACATGCAGATGAAAATGAAGGTGACAATGTTCCCCATGTATGGCTTGATCCACAGAGGTCAATTCAACTAGCAGAGAATATTAAAAATGCCTTAGTTGAGATGAAACCAGAACAAAAAGAGTATTTTGAAGAGAATTTTAATCTACTGAAGAAAGATCTAGAACAACTTGATTTATCTTTCAAATCGATGGTTGAACAGTCTCCTAATAAGACATTTATTGTTTCTCATTCTGCTTATGGATATTGGCAAGATGCTTACGGATTAGAACAAGTTGGTATCAGTGGTCTTTCACCAAGCAATGAACCATCACAAAAAAGTTTAGAGGGAATTATTAAAGTTGCTGAAAATCGAGATATAAAGTATGTTTTATTCGAACAAAATGTAGAAAATCGAGTTGCAGAGGTAATAAAACGAGAAATCGGTGCGGATACATTAACGCTTCACAATTTAGAATCACTGACTGAAGAAGATGTCAAAAATAACGAAGATTATATTTCAGTTATGGAAAAGAATATTGAAACGATTAGACAGGTATTGAAATAA
- a CDS encoding F510_1955 family glycosylhydrolase: MSKKKMQKKSKNGLGWLLLGIMVVFIGLIFIPKNKTENISFPDLHGLSFSSDGSKLVAAVHDGLREYNDGKWTTPDGEKNDYMGYSPIKNGFYSSGHPGPTSSLKNPLGIVKSQDNGKTIDVVDLHGEVDFHSLTVGYETEDLYVYTPEPNSKMKEAGFYYSKDKAKSWNEMALNGLTGNPRTFIAHPTQKGVVVIGTDKGLYLSNDYGESFQLLSDDIIASTGTISSQDELIVGQNTDEKKIIKIGLNNKEVKNVDLPKNIDGNIMYITNNYNNPDEIAIATDQINVYVSKNNGADWESIVNLGKGINQE; encoded by the coding sequence ATGTCTAAAAAGAAAATGCAAAAAAAGAGTAAAAACGGATTAGGGTGGCTACTTTTAGGGATTATGGTGGTTTTTATTGGATTAATTTTCATTCCGAAAAATAAAACAGAGAATATTAGCTTCCCTGATCTACATGGTTTAAGTTTTTCTTCAGATGGGTCAAAGTTAGTTGCAGCTGTACATGACGGATTAAGGGAATATAATGATGGAAAATGGACTACACCTGATGGTGAGAAAAATGATTATATGGGTTATTCACCTATAAAAAATGGGTTCTATAGTAGTGGACATCCTGGTCCTACATCAAGTTTAAAAAATCCTCTAGGGATCGTAAAGAGTCAGGATAATGGTAAGACTATAGACGTGGTGGATTTACACGGGGAAGTTGATTTCCATTCTTTAACGGTAGGCTATGAAACGGAAGACTTATATGTTTATACACCTGAACCAAATTCAAAGATGAAGGAAGCAGGATTTTACTATTCAAAGGATAAAGCTAAATCTTGGAATGAGATGGCCTTAAACGGACTTACAGGAAATCCTAGAACATTCATAGCACACCCAACACAAAAAGGAGTGGTGGTCATTGGGACAGATAAAGGCCTATATTTATCTAATGATTACGGAGAATCCTTTCAATTACTATCAGATGACATAATAGCAAGTACTGGAACTATCTCTAGTCAAGATGAATTAATTGTTGGTCAAAATACTGATGAGAAAAAAATAATCAAAATAGGTTTAAATAACAAAGAGGTTAAGAATGTTGATCTTCCTAAAAATATAGATGGTAACATTATGTATATTACTAATAACTATAATAACCCCGATGAGATTGCTATTGCTACAGATCAGATCAATGTATATGTTAGCAAAAACAATGGAGCGGATTGGGAAAGTATAGTTAATTTAGGTAAGGGTATTAACCAGGAATGA
- a CDS encoding heavy metal translocating P-type ATPase yields MTEIAKLKNQPHNVAMENVLLNITGMTCAACANRIEKNINKIPGVQKASVNLATEKASVSYEPSEVSIDDIISRVKKIGYGVQEEKVKFNILGMTCAACATRIEKGLSKIEGVTQAAVNLATEKATVEYIPGKTNVDQLITAVKKAGYDAKVIGEVDEDYEKSIREASYKKQKIKFMVGAFLSLFFLAQMISDFTMEYGSGGFFHMNPWIQFLLATPVQFYVGGHYYRDAFNAVRGGSSNMAVLVVLGTSAAYFYSLIVTIMGTSQFLYFEAAVIVMTLIVLGKLLETRAKGQTSEAIKKLMGLQAKTACVIRDNEEIDIPIEDVQLGDVIFVRAGEKVPVDGEIIEGTTTIDESMLTGESMPVSKKYGDTVIGATVNKHGSFKFRATKVGKDTALSQIIKLVEEAQGSKAPIQQLADKISGVFVPIVILIAIATFIITYFLVGFTPALVSTIAVLVIACPCALGLATPTAVMVGTGKGAENGLLIKGAEHLQNSQRLTTIVLDKTGTITKGEPDVTDIVTYGIYSEEEILQLAASAEKGSEHPLGEAIVNRAKEKGYQLIDGTNFNAIPGHGIQVEIKEKNILIGNKKLMAKNKINIENALGRMENLEGEGKTAMLIAIEGRLEAIIAVADTVKESSAEAIKRMKELGIEVIMITGDNRLTAEAIARQVGVDRVLAEVLPEDKSAEVEKLKQEGKIVAMVGDGINDAPALAAADVGIAIGTGTDVAIEAADITLMRGDLLGIVDIISLSKTTMRKIRQNLFWAFAYNIVLIPVAAMGLLNPILAGGAMAFSSVSVVGNTLFLRNWKTQR; encoded by the coding sequence GGTATGACATGTGCAGCTTGTGCTAACCGGATTGAGAAGAACATAAATAAAATACCTGGGGTCCAAAAAGCTAGTGTAAACCTTGCAACAGAGAAAGCATCTGTATCATATGAACCTTCAGAGGTGTCAATTGATGACATTATATCTAGAGTCAAAAAGATTGGTTATGGAGTTCAAGAGGAAAAAGTAAAGTTTAACATCCTAGGAATGACATGTGCTGCCTGTGCAACTAGGATTGAAAAAGGTTTAAGTAAAATCGAAGGAGTAACACAAGCAGCCGTAAACCTTGCAACGGAGAAAGCAACAGTTGAGTATATTCCTGGAAAGACCAATGTTGATCAGCTAATTACAGCTGTTAAAAAAGCAGGATATGATGCTAAGGTAATCGGAGAGGTTGATGAAGACTATGAAAAAAGTATACGGGAAGCTTCCTATAAAAAACAAAAAATAAAATTTATGGTTGGGGCTTTTCTTTCGCTATTTTTCTTAGCGCAAATGATTTCCGACTTTACAATGGAGTATGGAAGTGGTGGATTCTTTCATATGAATCCCTGGATTCAGTTTTTACTTGCCACTCCAGTACAATTCTATGTAGGTGGCCACTATTACCGTGATGCATTTAACGCCGTAAGGGGCGGAAGTTCTAATATGGCTGTATTAGTCGTTCTTGGTACATCAGCAGCCTATTTTTATAGTTTAATTGTTACGATTATGGGAACGAGTCAATTTTTATATTTTGAAGCTGCAGTAATTGTCATGACACTGATTGTTCTTGGTAAGCTACTTGAAACGCGTGCTAAAGGGCAAACTTCGGAAGCGATAAAGAAATTGATGGGACTTCAGGCTAAGACCGCATGTGTAATTAGAGACAATGAAGAAATTGATATTCCTATTGAGGATGTTCAACTGGGTGATGTGATATTTGTTCGTGCAGGGGAAAAAGTTCCTGTTGATGGTGAAATTATAGAGGGGACGACTACAATAGATGAATCTATGCTAACGGGTGAGAGCATGCCAGTTAGTAAAAAATACGGAGATACTGTGATTGGTGCTACAGTTAACAAACATGGTTCGTTTAAATTTAGAGCCACTAAAGTTGGCAAAGACACAGCGTTATCCCAAATCATTAAGCTTGTTGAAGAGGCACAAGGGTCGAAAGCACCGATCCAACAACTCGCAGATAAAATCTCTGGAGTTTTTGTACCGATAGTAATTTTAATCGCTATAGCAACGTTTATAATTACCTATTTCTTAGTAGGATTTACCCCAGCACTGGTTAGTACTATCGCCGTACTTGTCATAGCCTGTCCGTGTGCTTTAGGATTAGCAACACCGACAGCAGTAATGGTTGGTACCGGGAAAGGCGCTGAAAATGGTCTCTTAATTAAAGGAGCAGAGCATCTCCAAAATTCTCAGCGTCTAACCACGATTGTCTTAGATAAGACAGGAACCATTACTAAAGGAGAACCAGATGTTACTGATATTGTAACCTATGGTATTTACTCTGAAGAAGAAATACTACAACTAGCTGCTTCCGCAGAAAAAGGTTCAGAACATCCACTTGGTGAAGCCATTGTTAATAGAGCCAAGGAAAAAGGCTACCAATTGATAGATGGAACAAACTTCAACGCCATTCCGGGGCATGGAATTCAAGTTGAAATTAAGGAAAAAAATATTTTGATTGGAAATAAAAAGTTAATGGCTAAAAATAAAATTAATATTGAAAATGCCCTTGGTAGAATGGAGAATCTAGAAGGCGAAGGAAAAACAGCTATGCTAATTGCAATAGAAGGAAGGCTTGAAGCAATCATTGCTGTTGCAGATACAGTTAAAGAGAGCTCAGCAGAAGCAATAAAACGGATGAAAGAACTTGGAATTGAAGTTATTATGATAACAGGGGACAATCGTCTCACTGCAGAAGCGATCGCAAGACAAGTAGGAGTCGATCGAGTTCTTGCAGAGGTGCTTCCAGAAGATAAATCGGCTGAGGTAGAAAAGCTTAAACAAGAAGGAAAGATCGTTGCAATGGTTGGAGATGGAATTAATGATGCTCCTGCCCTTGCTGCAGCTGATGTAGGTATTGCCATAGGAACTGGAACAGATGTAGCCATTGAAGCTGCCGATATCACTTTAATGCGCGGAGATTTATTGGGAATAGTAGATATAATTAGCCTATCAAAGACCACTATGAGAAAGATACGTCAAAACCTTTTCTGGGCATTTGCTTATAACATTGTTTTAATACCGGTAGCTGCGATGGGTCTTCTTAATCCAATCCTAGCTGGTGGAGCAATGGCGTTTAGTTCGGTCTCTGTCGTAGGAAACACCTTGTTTCTTCGTAATTGGAAAACTCAACGATAA
- a CDS encoding response regulator, producing MKTILLVDDELMMLDLLSLYLTPEGYKCIKMTSAKAAIQYLESNPVDLILLDIMMPEMDGWEACKEIRKYWSIPIIMLTAMSEKSDIVKGLKSGADDYISKPFDEDELTARIEAILRRQTSENGKISFKGLILDRDSYVLQYYDTEISLTPKEFGILSLLLTNQEKVFSREHLINTIWGFEVLTEDRTIDSHVRNLREKLRKAGFPIENHLLTIWGVGYKWAGKEN from the coding sequence ATGAAAACCATTTTATTAGTTGATGATGAATTGATGATGTTAGACTTATTATCTTTATATTTGACACCTGAAGGATATAAGTGTATCAAAATGACATCTGCAAAAGCTGCAATCCAGTATTTGGAGTCTAATCCGGTGGACTTAATTTTATTGGATATTATGATGCCTGAGATGGATGGTTGGGAGGCTTGTAAAGAAATTCGAAAGTATTGGAGTATCCCTATAATCATGCTAACTGCGATGAGTGAAAAATCGGATATTGTAAAGGGTTTAAAGTCTGGAGCTGATGACTATATTTCTAAACCTTTTGATGAGGATGAATTGACTGCTAGAATTGAAGCTATATTACGCAGACAAACGAGTGAAAATGGTAAAATCTCATTTAAAGGCCTGATTTTAGATCGTGACTCATATGTACTTCAATATTATGATACAGAAATCTCACTTACACCAAAAGAGTTTGGAATTCTAAGTTTGTTGTTAACTAATCAAGAAAAAGTATTTAGCCGTGAGCATTTAATCAATACTATTTGGGGTTTTGAAGTATTAACAGAAGACAGAACAATAGACTCGCATGTAAGGAACTTACGAGAAAAATTAAGGAAAGCAGGCTTTCCAATTGAGAATCATTTACTTACCATATGGGGAGTCGGATATAAATGGGCCGGAAAGGAAAATTGA
- the spoIIP gene encoding stage II sporulation protein P has product MKYIKVIKVPGILKLQSIYLGFFMILFSIILITSLFDLKYKFSYSWLSRSFEDVSTEFFIDVIASEISLYSPNTDQADTPLPKVLLSTVLNIWPEDIRTFLGRELPGFLTFNTEIAVAGIGTNLTTLPMESPPPLEILLKEREQSETEIAKSNSEENPPVNTPSLKTEKDAVFIYHSHSWEAFLPLLEGNKTANEAVSLAETKNVIAVGNKLKEELAERGIGASQSKANVTEELKKKNWNYNQSYILSRELVQEAMAQEESIQYLIDIHRDSQNRELTTTKINGKDYARLFFIVGKENKNYERNLALAKELNQKLEEKYPGISRGVFIKTKDDGNGVYNQDLSSQSMLLEFGGVENNSMELDHSIKAFAEVFSEYFWKAEEVSGSGN; this is encoded by the coding sequence ATGAAGTATATAAAAGTGATAAAAGTGCCTGGTATATTAAAGCTCCAATCTATATATTTAGGATTTTTTATGATTCTGTTTAGTATCATTTTAATAACAAGTCTGTTTGATTTAAAATATAAATTTTCCTATAGTTGGCTTTCTAGATCTTTTGAAGATGTTTCGACAGAATTTTTCATAGATGTTATCGCATCTGAAATTAGTCTATATAGTCCTAATACCGACCAAGCGGATACCCCTTTACCAAAGGTACTACTTTCAACAGTTCTTAATATTTGGCCAGAAGACATTAGAACCTTTCTCGGGAGAGAGCTACCTGGATTTTTAACCTTTAATACAGAAATCGCTGTTGCTGGTATAGGTACAAATTTAACCACATTGCCAATGGAGTCTCCACCTCCCTTAGAGATTTTATTAAAAGAAAGAGAGCAATCAGAAACCGAGATTGCGAAATCAAATAGTGAGGAGAATCCCCCAGTTAATACACCATCCTTAAAGACTGAGAAAGATGCAGTATTCATTTATCATTCTCATAGTTGGGAAGCATTCTTGCCGCTTTTAGAAGGAAATAAGACTGCAAATGAAGCAGTAAGTCTTGCAGAAACCAAAAATGTTATTGCGGTTGGTAATAAACTTAAGGAAGAACTAGCTGAACGTGGGATAGGTGCGAGTCAAAGTAAAGCTAATGTGACAGAAGAATTAAAAAAGAAGAACTGGAATTACAATCAATCCTACATTCTCTCGAGAGAACTGGTTCAAGAGGCTATGGCACAAGAGGAATCTATTCAATATTTGATCGATATTCATAGAGACTCTCAAAATAGAGAGCTTACAACAACCAAAATAAACGGAAAAGACTATGCAAGGTTATTTTTTATTGTAGGTAAGGAAAATAAAAACTACGAACGTAACCTTGCTCTAGCCAAAGAACTCAATCAGAAACTTGAAGAAAAATACCCAGGAATTAGTAGAGGTGTCTTTATTAAGACAAAAGATGATGGGAATGGAGTTTATAATCAAGATCTATCTAGCCAATCTATGCTTCTTGAATTTGGTGGTGTAGAAAATAATAGTATGGAGCTAGATCATTCTATAAAAGCTTTTGCTGAAGTATTTAGTGAATATTTTTGGAAAGCAGAAGAGGTTAGTGGTAGTGGGAATTAG